A window of Lacibacter sediminis contains these coding sequences:
- a CDS encoding DUF3857 domain-containing protein, whose translation MKSIIVLLLLITLHTQTSAQKLPSFGKIDKEEFKTKECSYDKEATAEYLLDVAEVRYYFTSSDFVNETTTRIRIKILNEKAIELANVRLPYYSVGNRQRIRNIEGQTFNLNASGEVEVTKLEKKSVMEQKLGSESEMMVFTMPNVKVGSIIEYRYEDSKRNYIEIEDWVFQRPYPVRYSEYNVEIPKELEFTYMIKRSLPVKETTEGINATKRFIMTNIPSLDREPFMSSSKDYLQRIDFQLRSINGQPRMTTWAKLTEQVLESESFGVQIKKNVYKNTALPGELKSITDPYQKLITILNYVKKEVTWNGKSSIWTDEGIKNAVDKHSGNSADMNLLLVSLLRDAGLKSYPVLVSTRNNGKVNATYPFLYQFNDVYVYAEINQTPYVIDATNYSNPPFLIPWDVQFTEGFLVDQELAQFIPLGDVKHRFRLVASILGEITPDGKVNGSANIVAYEYAKNERLATLRKGEKNYLEEYFTKPHPEFKFDSLTYKNEKNDSLPLENLVQFQGTLSGSGDYLFYSPNFLMELEKNEFISDKRFTDIEFGYIQYYNMFTTLRFPQGFELEELPKNIRMILPDTSISLQRFVSKNENSISMRYTLEIKRPTYYADEYLDFKTFYAKLFEMLNEQIVFKRKTTPKPKP comes from the coding sequence ATGAAAAGCATCATTGTATTGCTGCTGTTAATAACCCTCCACACGCAAACCTCAGCCCAAAAACTTCCATCATTCGGAAAAATTGACAAAGAAGAATTTAAAACAAAAGAATGCAGTTACGATAAAGAAGCAACTGCTGAGTATTTGCTCGATGTTGCAGAAGTACGCTACTACTTTACATCATCTGATTTTGTAAACGAAACCACCACACGCATCCGCATTAAGATCCTTAATGAAAAAGCAATTGAACTTGCAAATGTGCGTCTTCCTTATTATAGTGTTGGCAATCGTCAACGCATCCGCAACATCGAGGGACAAACGTTTAACTTAAATGCAAGTGGTGAAGTGGAAGTAACCAAGCTTGAAAAGAAATCGGTGATGGAGCAAAAACTCGGAAGCGAATCTGAGATGATGGTATTCACTATGCCGAATGTAAAAGTGGGCAGCATCATTGAATACCGTTACGAAGACAGTAAACGCAACTATATTGAAATTGAAGACTGGGTATTTCAACGTCCTTATCCCGTTCGTTACAGTGAATACAATGTTGAAATCCCTAAAGAGCTTGAGTTTACTTACATGATCAAACGATCATTGCCTGTAAAAGAAACAACAGAAGGTATCAATGCCACCAAGCGATTCATCATGACCAATATTCCCAGTCTTGACAGGGAACCTTTCATGAGTAGTTCGAAAGATTATTTGCAACGCATCGATTTTCAGTTAAGATCAATTAACGGCCAGCCGAGAATGACCACCTGGGCCAAACTAACTGAACAAGTACTCGAGTCGGAAAGTTTTGGAGTACAGATCAAGAAAAACGTTTATAAAAACACAGCACTGCCTGGCGAACTGAAATCAATTACAGATCCGTATCAAAAACTCATCACCATTCTTAATTACGTAAAGAAAGAAGTAACATGGAATGGCAAATCATCCATATGGACCGATGAAGGCATTAAGAATGCTGTTGATAAACACAGCGGCAATAGTGCTGATATGAATCTGCTGCTGGTCAGTTTACTTCGTGATGCAGGATTAAAATCCTATCCTGTTTTAGTCAGCACAAGAAACAATGGAAAAGTAAATGCAACCTATCCGTTCCTTTACCAGTTCAATGATGTGTATGTGTATGCAGAGATCAACCAAACTCCTTATGTAATTGATGCCACCAATTACAGCAACCCTCCGTTTTTAATACCATGGGATGTGCAGTTTACAGAAGGCTTTCTTGTTGACCAGGAACTCGCACAGTTTATACCATTAGGTGATGTGAAACATCGTTTCAGGTTAGTGGCTTCTATTCTTGGAGAAATTACACCCGATGGAAAAGTAAACGGAAGCGCCAATATTGTTGCCTATGAGTATGCAAAAAATGAACGGCTTGCTACCTTACGCAAAGGAGAAAAAAATTACCTGGAAGAATACTTCACCAAACCACATCCTGAATTTAAATTCGATTCACTTACGTATAAGAATGAAAAGAATGACAGCCTGCCCCTGGAAAACCTTGTGCAGTTTCAAGGCACTCTTTCAGGAAGTGGAGATTATCTTTTTTACTCTCCTAATTTTTTAATGGAGCTTGAGAAAAACGAATTCATTTCAGACAAACGCTTTACTGATATTGAATTTGGATACATACAATATTACAATATGTTCACCACCCTACGTTTCCCGCAAGGTTTTGAATTGGAAGAACTGCCAAAGAACATCCGCATGATCTTGCCCGATACCAGTATTTCTCTCCAGCGCTTTGTAAGCAAGAATGAGAATAGTATTTCTATGCGCTATACGCTTGAAATAAAACGTCCTACTTATTATGCAGATGAATACCTCGACTTCAAAACATTCTATGCCAAACTGTTTGAGATGCTGAACGAGCAAATTGTATTCAAAAGAAAAACAACACCTAAGCCCAAACCATGA
- a CDS encoding nucleoside-diphosphate kinase — MSNRTFTMIKPDAMKNGHAGAILDKIIKAGFRIVALKQTKLTAETAGAFYAVHKERPFYGELVEFMSSGVIIAAILEKDNAVSDFRTLIGATDPAKADEGTIRKLYAASVGENAVHGSDSDDNAKIEGSFFFSGLEQY; from the coding sequence ATGAGCAATCGTACGTTTACAATGATCAAGCCCGATGCAATGAAGAACGGTCATGCCGGTGCTATTTTAGACAAAATTATTAAAGCAGGTTTCCGCATCGTAGCGCTTAAGCAAACAAAACTTACTGCTGAAACAGCAGGTGCTTTTTATGCTGTTCACAAAGAGCGTCCATTCTACGGAGAGTTAGTTGAGTTTATGAGCAGTGGTGTCATCATCGCAGCTATTCTTGAAAAAGACAATGCTGTTTCTGATTTCCGCACACTTATTGGCGCAACAGATCCTGCAAAAGCAGATGAAGGAACCATCAGAAAATTATATGCCGCATCAGTTGGTGAAAATGCAGTGCATGGAAGTGACAGTGATGATAATGCAAAAATTGAAGGAAGCTTTTTCTTCAGTGGACTAGAGCAGTATTGA
- a CDS encoding DHH family phosphoesterase, producing the protein MQAINELYPLLLTPAKVVITTHQKPDPDAMGSSLGLYHLLVQLGHQVQVISPTNWAAFLDWMPGSEKVLNYEITIDKSNTIINEADWIFCLDFNALNRLKRMGTVVGEAKGQRVLIDHHREPQTEVFAYGVSDVTKSSTCEMMYDFIVKSGHADKLNMDMMQCLYAGLIGDTGSFRFASASASVFEIVADFKRRGLEHTVIHENIYDNFLENRFRFIGHVLSNRLEIDYQLNTALIWVTKQDLLRYQIKTGDTEGLVNYPLGIQGIKLACIVIDRDEKRKWSFRSKGDFDCNTFARTHFNGGGHFNAAGGETDDSLDTTLKHFKEVIHNYKSQLETF; encoded by the coding sequence ATGCAAGCAATCAACGAATTATACCCTTTACTGCTCACGCCTGCAAAGGTGGTTATTACAACTCATCAGAAACCTGATCCCGATGCGATGGGCTCTTCGCTGGGTTTATATCATTTACTGGTTCAGCTTGGTCACCAGGTGCAGGTGATCTCCCCAACTAACTGGGCTGCGTTCCTCGACTGGATGCCCGGCTCTGAGAAAGTGCTTAATTACGAAATAACCATTGATAAGAGTAATACAATAATAAATGAGGCAGATTGGATCTTTTGCCTCGATTTCAATGCTTTGAACCGTTTGAAACGGATGGGTACAGTGGTGGGCGAGGCGAAAGGCCAACGGGTACTCATCGACCATCATCGTGAACCGCAGACCGAAGTATTTGCTTACGGGGTAAGTGATGTAACCAAGAGTTCAACCTGTGAGATGATGTACGATTTTATCGTAAAAAGTGGTCATGCCGATAAGCTGAACATGGATATGATGCAGTGCCTTTACGCCGGTTTAATTGGCGATACAGGCAGCTTCCGTTTTGCATCGGCCAGCGCTTCGGTATTTGAAATTGTGGCCGATTTTAAGCGACGAGGGCTTGAGCATACTGTGATCCATGAAAATATTTATGATAATTTTCTGGAGAACAGGTTCCGTTTCATCGGGCATGTACTCAGTAACAGGTTAGAGATTGATTACCAGTTAAACACGGCCCTCATCTGGGTTACAAAACAGGACCTGCTCCGTTACCAGATAAAAACCGGCGACACTGAAGGGCTCGTAAATTACCCGCTTGGCATCCAGGGCATAAAATTGGCCTGTATTGTGATAGACAGGGACGAAAAAAGAAAATGGAGCTTCCGCAGCAAAGGTGACTTTGATTGTAATACTTTTGCCCGCACCCATTTTAACGGTGGAGGGCATTTCAATGCGGCCGGTGGCGAAACCGACGATAGCCTTGATACAACCCTCAAACATTTTAAAGAAGTGATTCATAATTATAAATCGCAGTTAGAAACGTTTTAA
- a CDS encoding FKBP-type peptidyl-prolyl cis-trans isomerase, protein MKTIQSIFVALLAVTVLASCGGGSFKKTKGGLLYKIIPGSKGKKVSAGKFFELQFGETRYKGSDKDTLLSDPANVGSQIVPFDSATLPPDYYAIFAAMSKGDSVIIRQSTDSIIKQSQGQGLPPFIKKGAFIVSTFKVLDVLDTKEDADKANLAIMERARTRDSIRAIEQIKKDDKVIADHLAKNNITATKTAKGVYVTISNPGAAVKAADGQQVSVKYTGMSLEGTKFDSNVDSTFGHLDPYTFVLGSVPPGSIAGFEDAIKQIGKGGKLKAYIPSALAYGAQGSPPRIKANESLVFEIELIDVTTPKPAAPPTAPGGNPNGQQ, encoded by the coding sequence ATGAAGACAATTCAATCAATTTTTGTAGCCCTGCTGGCAGTAACTGTGCTGGCGAGTTGCGGTGGCGGTTCTTTTAAAAAGACAAAAGGCGGCTTGCTGTATAAAATCATTCCCGGAAGCAAAGGGAAAAAAGTATCTGCCGGTAAATTCTTCGAATTACAGTTTGGTGAAACCCGTTACAAGGGTAGTGACAAGGATACATTGCTTTCTGATCCTGCAAATGTTGGCAGCCAGATCGTTCCTTTTGATTCTGCCACATTACCTCCTGACTATTATGCCATCTTCGCTGCAATGTCAAAAGGTGATAGCGTGATCATCCGTCAGTCAACTGATAGTATCATTAAACAAAGCCAGGGCCAGGGATTACCTCCTTTTATTAAGAAAGGTGCCTTCATTGTAAGTACATTTAAAGTCCTTGATGTATTGGATACAAAAGAAGATGCGGACAAAGCAAATCTTGCGATCATGGAAAGAGCAAGAACAAGAGATTCGATCCGTGCAATTGAGCAAATCAAAAAAGATGACAAGGTTATCGCAGATCATCTTGCTAAAAACAACATCACTGCAACCAAAACTGCAAAGGGTGTATATGTGACTATCTCAAACCCGGGTGCTGCTGTAAAAGCTGCAGACGGACAGCAGGTTTCTGTTAAATACACAGGCATGAGTTTAGAGGGCACTAAGTTCGATTCAAATGTTGATTCAACGTTTGGTCACCTCGATCCTTATACATTTGTATTGGGTAGTGTGCCTCCCGGCAGTATTGCAGGTTTTGAAGATGCCATCAAACAAATTGGGAAAGGTGGTAAGCTGAAAGCTTATATCCCTTCTGCATTGGCTTATGGCGCTCAAGGTTCACCTCCCAGAATTAAAGCAAACGAAAGCCTGGTATTTGAAATTGAGTTGATCGATGTGACAACTCCTAAGCCAGCGGCTCCGCCAACAGCTCCGGGTGGTAATCCAAACGGACAGCAATAA
- the folP gene encoding dihydropteroate synthase: protein MYTLNCKGRLLVLDKPVAMGILNITPDSFYSGSRIEQSEVLTKAEQMISEGATILDIGGQSTRPGSDRLTADEELKRVLPAIEAIKKEFPSVFLSIDTYHAKVAKETVTTGIDIVNDISAGELDASMLSTVASLKVPFIAMHMQGTPNTMQQNPSYENITREVVDYFIQKTTACKAAGIVDLILDPGFGFGKTITHNFQLLKTMEALQIFHVPILAGLSRKSTIWKTLQVTPEEALNGTTVLNTLALTKGASILRVHDVKEAMETIKLFEAYTKA, encoded by the coding sequence ATGTACACACTCAACTGCAAAGGAAGATTATTGGTGCTGGATAAACCGGTGGCAATGGGTATTCTCAACATTACACCCGATTCGTTTTACAGCGGCAGCCGTATCGAGCAAAGTGAAGTACTAACGAAGGCAGAGCAAATGATCAGTGAAGGCGCTACTATACTTGATATTGGCGGACAAAGCACCCGGCCCGGCAGCGATCGCCTAACTGCTGATGAAGAATTGAAACGTGTGTTACCGGCAATTGAAGCTATTAAAAAAGAATTCCCATCTGTCTTTCTTTCTATTGATACCTACCATGCAAAAGTGGCAAAAGAAACTGTTACAACAGGCATTGATATCGTAAACGACATCAGTGCAGGTGAACTGGATGCTTCTATGCTTTCAACTGTTGCATCACTGAAAGTTCCATTCATTGCCATGCATATGCAAGGCACACCCAACACGATGCAGCAAAACCCCTCGTATGAAAACATCACGAGAGAAGTGGTTGATTATTTTATACAGAAAACAACGGCATGCAAAGCAGCAGGCATTGTTGATCTGATTCTCGATCCGGGTTTTGGTTTCGGCAAAACCATTACACACAATTTTCAATTGCTGAAAACCATGGAGGCTTTACAGATCTTTCATGTGCCCATACTTGCAGGTCTCAGCCGCAAATCAACCATCTGGAAAACATTACAGGTTACACCCGAAGAAGCATTGAATGGAACAACGGTATTAAATACGCTTGCGCTTACAAAAGGAGCGAGTATACTTCGTGTACATGATGTAAAAGAAGCAATGGAAACCATCAAACTTTTTGAAGCGTACACGAAAGCATAA
- a CDS encoding DUF1599 domain-containing protein: MNTIEQYTQAVNQCRDIFKKKTSDYGTSWRVYRTISIVDQIYIKAKRIRTIQEKQEQKIGDTIASEFKGILNYAVMGLIQLELPQSENDELSVEKVMELYNDKITKAQLLMLDKNHDYGEAWREMSQESFVDLMLAKLQRIRQILQNDGKTLVSEGIDANYYDIINYAVFGLILIEEGTHKG, encoded by the coding sequence ATGAATACGATCGAGCAATATACGCAGGCAGTCAATCAGTGCAGGGATATCTTTAAGAAAAAGACGAGTGATTATGGCACTTCATGGCGGGTTTACCGAACAATCTCTATTGTTGATCAGATCTATATCAAAGCAAAACGTATCCGCACCATACAGGAAAAACAGGAACAGAAGATCGGTGATACCATTGCTTCTGAATTTAAAGGTATCCTGAACTATGCAGTGATGGGTTTGATACAACTTGAATTGCCGCAAAGTGAAAATGATGAGTTGTCCGTTGAAAAAGTAATGGAGTTGTACAACGATAAGATCACAAAGGCACAATTGCTCATGCTCGATAAGAATCATGATTATGGTGAAGCTTGGCGGGAGATGAGCCAGGAAAGTTTTGTTGATCTGATGCTAGCCAAACTGCAACGCATCCGCCAGATATTACAGAACGACGGTAAGACATTGGTGAGTGAGGGAATTGATGCCAATTATTATGATATTATCAACTATGCAGTCTTTGGTTTGATTTTGATTGAAGAAGGAACGCATAAGGGGTGA
- a CDS encoding BT_3928 family protein: MNKSLTLSRWFVGILFIFSGLVKANDPLGLSYKMQEFFEAWGVQGFHDYTLTLSVLMNAFEIIAGVAVIIGWRMKMFSWLLLLLIIFFTFLTGYAWLAKNADGTAKFASCGCFGDCLPLTPQQSFLKDLLLLVLIGFIFKYRHSIKPLFKKELINAFLIFDAAVLAFVFQWYTLKYLPVVDCLPFKKGNNIVELRKLPADAVPDKYEYEFVYEKDGKQQSFSMKSLPDSTWKFVDRKQTLVAKGKNNEPKIKDFDLKTPDGADISSEILEQKGTYYLLFLQNFNKLSTSDAWVKQMSKLGKSQKLIIVTSVPDIAKDFLASDIILSQMQLITCDVTAIKTAARAVPTLYKMNGPVVEGKWSAANFDQVK; encoded by the coding sequence ATGAATAAATCGCTTACACTTTCCCGTTGGTTCGTTGGTATCCTCTTTATCTTTTCCGGTTTGGTAAAAGCAAATGATCCGTTGGGGTTAAGCTATAAGATGCAGGAGTTTTTTGAAGCCTGGGGAGTGCAGGGCTTTCATGATTATACCTTAACACTTTCGGTGTTGATGAATGCGTTTGAGATCATTGCAGGTGTGGCAGTGATCATTGGCTGGCGAATGAAAATGTTTAGTTGGCTGTTGTTGCTGCTCATCATCTTTTTTACGTTCCTCACCGGTTATGCATGGCTGGCAAAAAATGCAGACGGCACAGCTAAGTTTGCGTCCTGCGGTTGCTTTGGTGATTGTTTGCCGTTAACACCACAGCAATCTTTTCTGAAAGATCTGTTGCTTCTTGTGTTGATCGGATTTATTTTCAAATACCGTCACTCAATAAAACCACTATTTAAAAAAGAACTGATCAATGCATTTCTCATTTTTGATGCAGCAGTGCTTGCTTTTGTATTTCAATGGTACACGTTAAAGTATTTGCCGGTTGTTGATTGTCTGCCGTTCAAAAAGGGAAATAATATTGTTGAGTTGCGAAAGCTCCCGGCTGATGCAGTGCCTGATAAATACGAATATGAATTTGTGTATGAGAAAGATGGTAAGCAACAATCCTTCTCAATGAAAAGTTTGCCCGACAGTACCTGGAAGTTTGTCGATCGCAAGCAAACGTTGGTGGCAAAAGGAAAGAACAATGAACCAAAGATTAAAGACTTTGATTTAAAAACGCCTGATGGCGCAGATATCTCTTCTGAAATACTGGAGCAGAAAGGGACGTATTATTTATTATTCCTTCAGAATTTCAATAAGCTCAGTACAAGTGATGCATGGGTGAAACAAATGAGCAAGCTGGGAAAAAGTCAAAAGCTGATCATTGTTACAAGCGTGCCCGACATTGCAAAAGATTTTCTTGCATCAGATATTATTCTCAGCCAGATGCAGTTGATCACCTGCGATGTAACGGCTATTAAAACGGCTGCACGTGCAGTGCCAACTTTGTATAAAATGAATGGTCCCGTAGTAGAAGGAAAATGGAGCGCTGCAAATTTTGATCAGGTAAAATAA
- a CDS encoding ABC transporter permease, whose protein sequence is MGTYFLRKLFYGLLVLMGVVTVVFWMFQGFGDPARLVMGQTGDSATIANIKKELYLDQPKWKQFALYVNDVSPIAVHSKEEIEKKQLKGVFIGGEKKLAVKWPYLRRSYQTKKQVGEILMEALPGTIMLALAAMILATVLGVFLGVIAAVRKDTWMDTSAVFSSIIGISAPSFFMGILIAYFFGFVLSKYTGLNMTGSWFDIDVQTGEHYYTLQNLILPALTLGIRPLAIITQLTRSSMLDVLNQDYVRTAYAKGLSRRTVIWKHALRNALNPVITAVTGWFAELLAGAFFVEYIFGWKGVGKVTVDALEKLDYPVVMGSVLLSAFIFVLINILADLLYGMVDPRVRVG, encoded by the coding sequence TTGGGAACTTATTTTCTTCGAAAACTTTTTTATGGCTTGCTCGTATTAATGGGCGTGGTTACAGTTGTGTTCTGGATGTTCCAGGGTTTTGGTGACCCCGCACGGTTGGTGATGGGTCAAACAGGCGACAGCGCAACCATCGCCAATATCAAAAAGGAATTGTACCTCGATCAACCAAAATGGAAACAGTTTGCTTTGTATGTGAACGATGTGTCACCCATTGCTGTTCATAGTAAAGAAGAGATTGAAAAGAAACAGTTGAAAGGGGTGTTCATTGGCGGCGAAAAGAAGTTGGCTGTTAAATGGCCTTACTTGCGAAGAAGTTATCAAACAAAAAAACAGGTTGGTGAAATACTAATGGAAGCTTTACCCGGCACCATCATGCTGGCCCTGGCAGCAATGATACTCGCAACAGTGCTAGGAGTATTTTTGGGAGTGATTGCTGCTGTAAGGAAAGATACCTGGATGGATACTTCTGCTGTGTTCAGCAGTATCATCGGCATTTCTGCACCATCATTCTTCATGGGTATTTTAATTGCTTATTTTTTTGGTTTTGTGCTGAGCAAATACACAGGCCTGAACATGACCGGTAGCTGGTTTGATATTGATGTGCAAACAGGCGAACATTATTACACCTTGCAAAATCTCATCTTGCCTGCATTAACTTTAGGTATTCGTCCATTAGCGATCATAACACAACTTACACGTAGCTCCATGCTTGATGTGTTGAACCAGGATTATGTGCGAACAGCGTATGCAAAAGGATTAAGCCGACGAACAGTTATCTGGAAACATGCGTTGCGTAATGCATTGAATCCTGTCATTACTGCTGTTACGGGTTGGTTCGCCGAACTGTTGGCAGGTGCTTTCTTTGTTGAATACATTTTCGGCTGGAAAGGTGTCGGCAAAGTAACGGTTGATGCACTGGAGAAATTAGATTACCCCGTTGTAATGGGCAGTGTGCTCTTAAGTGCTTTTATTTTTGTGTTGATCAACATTCTTGCCGATCTGTTGTATGGTATGGTTGATCCGAGGGTGAGAGTGGGGTAG